A region of Plantactinospora sp. BC1 DNA encodes the following proteins:
- a CDS encoding BTAD domain-containing putative transcriptional regulator: MRIQLLGPVRAWRDDEPLDLGPAARRVVLGLLALAGGRPLQRAELMSGLWYDREPPTSAANVIQTHVKHLRRLLEPERRPRDQGTVLRLVGDGYALHVPDAGLDVTRFRQRIDAATAAQRRGQLDAAAELLGEALALWHGAPLADVPALASHPKVVALVGERQSALGRYGEVMIAAGRAAEGLPILAEAAVAAPLDEAAHARLIRAYHAAGRRGQAFAAYHEVRRRLADDLGVAPGPELAAAHSALLHDEEPTGRPTRAETVTVPAAARSAPRPAQLPADLAEFTGRTAELARLDGLLDRATRPPGPGATVIAVVSGTAGVGKTTLAVHWAHQVAHRFPDGQLYVNLRGFDPAGPAVDPAEAVRQFLDALAVPAERIPTDLDAQAALYRSQMFHRRMLVLLDNARDAAQVRPLLPGGPGCLVVVTSRARLADLVAIEGAGPVPVDPLPAREARELLLRRIGGPRAGDEPQAVAEILARCAGLPLALAIVAARVATSRNLSLGELAGQLRRGADRLDALSTGDPTTDLRAVFSWSYRSLRPAAARLFRLLGLHPGPDLSAAAAASLAGRPLAETRETLAELTRSNLVGQRSNGRYAPHDLLRAYAAEVAERIDSERRRRAAVDRLLDHYLHSGDAADALLRTEPAPLPLGPIRPGVTREQPVDHQRALDWFAAERPVLLALLDYAAGTGRDTQTWQLGWILATYLDRSSHWYDLVATQRAAVTAARRLADPAAQAVAHRFLARAYTRLARLDDADAQLRNALELYGHAGDQVGQGHTHLNLALMWERRGRLSEALDHARRGLGLLEAAGNRHGEARARNAVGWCLTLLEDHSSALSYCEQALAQLQELDDRNGQANTWGSLGRVHHHLGHRDRSVHCYDQAVRLYRAIGDRHLEGITLSHLGDTHHAFGDLRAAADVWREALEVLAEVDHIEAGQVRGKLAGLDHPGRVVGTVVGADGAAHRW; this comes from the coding sequence GTGCGGATTCAGCTGCTCGGTCCGGTACGGGCCTGGCGGGACGACGAACCGCTCGACCTGGGGCCTGCGGCCCGCCGGGTGGTGCTCGGGCTGCTGGCGCTGGCCGGCGGCAGACCGCTACAACGCGCCGAACTCATGAGCGGACTCTGGTACGACCGGGAGCCGCCGACCAGCGCGGCAAACGTCATCCAGACCCACGTCAAGCACCTGCGCCGGCTACTTGAGCCGGAGCGGCGCCCCCGGGACCAGGGCACCGTGTTGCGGCTGGTCGGCGACGGCTATGCGCTGCACGTGCCCGACGCCGGGCTGGACGTCACACGGTTCCGGCAGCGGATCGACGCCGCCACGGCCGCGCAACGGCGTGGCCAGCTCGACGCGGCCGCGGAACTGCTCGGCGAGGCACTGGCGCTGTGGCACGGTGCACCACTGGCCGACGTACCCGCCCTGGCGAGCCATCCGAAGGTGGTCGCGCTGGTCGGCGAGCGGCAGTCGGCACTCGGCCGGTACGGCGAGGTGATGATCGCCGCCGGTCGGGCGGCCGAGGGGCTGCCGATCCTGGCGGAGGCGGCGGTCGCCGCGCCACTGGACGAGGCGGCGCACGCGCGGCTGATCCGGGCGTACCACGCGGCCGGGCGGCGGGGGCAGGCGTTCGCCGCGTACCACGAGGTGCGCCGGCGGCTCGCCGACGACCTCGGGGTGGCCCCCGGGCCGGAGCTGGCGGCGGCGCACAGCGCGCTGCTGCACGACGAGGAGCCGACCGGCCGACCGACCCGTGCGGAGACGGTGACCGTGCCGGCGGCGGCCCGCAGCGCACCCAGGCCGGCGCAGCTTCCGGCGGACCTGGCCGAGTTCACCGGTCGGACCGCCGAGCTGGCCCGGCTCGACGGGCTGCTGGACCGGGCGACCCGGCCGCCCGGACCGGGCGCGACGGTGATCGCCGTGGTCTCCGGCACGGCCGGGGTCGGCAAGACCACCCTGGCGGTGCACTGGGCGCACCAGGTGGCGCACCGGTTCCCGGACGGCCAGCTCTACGTCAACCTGCGCGGCTTCGACCCCGCCGGCCCGGCGGTGGATCCGGCCGAGGCGGTACGGCAGTTCCTCGACGCGCTCGCGGTGCCCGCCGAGCGGATCCCGACCGACCTGGACGCCCAGGCGGCGCTCTACCGCAGCCAGATGTTCCACCGGCGGATGCTGGTGCTGCTGGACAACGCCCGGGACGCCGCCCAGGTCCGGCCGCTGCTGCCCGGCGGTCCCGGCTGCCTGGTCGTGGTCACCAGCCGGGCCCGGCTGGCGGACCTGGTCGCCATCGAAGGTGCCGGACCGGTACCGGTGGACCCGCTGCCGGCCCGGGAGGCCCGCGAACTGCTGCTGCGCCGGATCGGCGGGCCCCGGGCCGGCGACGAGCCGCAGGCGGTGGCCGAGATCCTGGCCCGGTGTGCCGGGCTGCCGCTGGCGCTGGCGATCGTGGCCGCCCGGGTCGCCACCAGCCGGAACCTCTCCCTCGGCGAGCTGGCCGGCCAGTTGCGCCGGGGCGCGGACCGGTTGGACGCGCTGAGCACCGGCGACCCCACCACCGACCTGCGGGCGGTCTTCTCCTGGTCGTACCGGTCGCTGCGCCCCGCCGCCGCGCGACTGTTCCGGCTGCTCGGCCTGCACCCCGGGCCGGACCTCTCGGCCGCCGCCGCGGCGAGTCTCGCCGGCCGGCCGCTCGCCGAGACCCGCGAGACGCTGGCCGAACTGACCCGGTCCAACCTGGTCGGACAGCGGTCCAACGGCCGGTACGCCCCGCACGACCTGCTGCGGGCGTACGCGGCCGAGGTGGCCGAGCGGATCGACTCGGAGCGGCGGCGCCGGGCCGCCGTCGACCGGCTGCTCGACCACTACCTGCACAGCGGGGACGCCGCCGACGCCCTGCTGCGGACCGAACCGGCTCCCCTCCCGCTCGGCCCGATCCGCCCCGGGGTCACCCGGGAGCAACCGGTGGACCACCAGCGGGCGCTGGACTGGTTCGCCGCCGAGCGCCCCGTGCTGCTGGCCCTCCTCGACTACGCCGCCGGCACCGGACGGGACACCCAGACGTGGCAGCTCGGCTGGATCCTCGCCACCTACCTGGACCGCAGCAGCCACTGGTACGACCTGGTCGCCACCCAGCGGGCCGCGGTCACCGCCGCGCGCCGGCTGGCCGACCCGGCGGCCCAGGCCGTCGCGCACCGGTTCCTCGCCCGGGCCTACACCCGGCTGGCCCGGCTCGACGACGCCGACGCCCAGCTCCGCAACGCCCTGGAGCTGTACGGCCATGCCGGTGACCAGGTCGGACAGGGCCACACCCACCTGAACCTGGCGCTGATGTGGGAACGCCGGGGTCGGCTCTCCGAGGCGCTCGACCACGCCCGGCGGGGGCTCGGACTGCTGGAGGCGGCCGGCAACCGGCACGGGGAGGCGCGGGCCCGCAACGCGGTCGGCTGGTGCCTCACCCTGCTGGAGGACCACTCCTCGGCACTGTCCTACTGCGAGCAGGCCCTCGCCCAGCTCCAGGAACTCGACGACCGCAACGGTCAGGCCAACACCTGGGGGAGTCTCGGACGGGTGCACCACCACCTCGGCCACCGGGACCGGTCGGTGCACTGCTACGACCAGGCGGTGCGGCTCTACCGGGCGATCGGTGACCGCCACCTGGAGGGCATCACGCTGTCGCATCTCGGCGACACCCACCACGCCTTCGGCGACCTGCGCGCCGCCGCCGACGTCTGGCGGGAGGCGCTGGAGGTGCTCGCCGAGGTCGACCACATCGAGGCGGGGCAGGTGCGCGGCAAGCTCGCCGGGTTGGACCACCCGGGCCGGGTGGTCGGGACCGTGGTCGGCGCCGACGGGGCGGCCCACCGGTGGTGA
- a CDS encoding GntR family transcriptional regulator: protein MIEFHLDTRSGLAPYLQLVQQVQQALRLGLLSAGDQLPTVKEVVARLAINPNTVLKAYRELEHQGLVSPRPGVGTFVTRTLTDDSLAAHESLRAELVGWLSRAQRAGLDAESIEALFMSTFRKATEVKP, encoded by the coding sequence GTGATCGAATTCCACCTGGACACCCGCTCGGGCCTCGCGCCGTACCTGCAACTCGTCCAGCAGGTGCAGCAGGCGCTGCGGCTCGGCCTGCTCTCCGCCGGTGACCAACTGCCGACGGTCAAGGAGGTCGTGGCGCGGTTGGCGATCAACCCGAACACCGTTCTCAAGGCCTACCGGGAGCTGGAACACCAGGGTCTGGTCTCACCCCGTCCGGGGGTGGGGACGTTCGTGACCCGGACGCTGACCGACGACTCCCTCGCCGCGCACGAGTCACTCCGGGCCGAACTGGTCGGGTGGCTCTCCCGGGCCCAGCGCGCGGGCCTGGACGCGGAAAGCATCGAAGCCCTCTTCATGAGCACATTCCGAAAGGCCACAGAGGTGAAACCATGA